A region from the Vicia villosa cultivar HV-30 ecotype Madison, WI linkage group LG3, Vvil1.0, whole genome shotgun sequence genome encodes:
- the LOC131660218 gene encoding AP-4 complex subunit mu-like isoform X3 produces MIDFGYVQTTSTEVLKSYVFNEPIVIENAHMPVGPASIFMHGSKRMPGTAITKSVVANEPGGRKRDEIFVDVIEKISLTFNSSGYILTSEIDGTIQMKSYLTGNPEIKLALNEDLSIGTSDYRGSGAVILDDCNFHESVHLDSFDVDRTLSLVPPDGEFPVMNYRITQAFKPPFRINTLIEETGPLKAEVTIKVRAEFNSSINANTVLVQMPLPAFTARVNFELEPGAVGHTTDFKEANKRLEWGIKKVVGGSEHTLRAKLTFSQELHGNIMKEAGPLSMTFTIPMYNSSRLQVKYLQIAKKSKSHNPYRWVRYVTQANSYVARL; encoded by the exons ATGATC GATTTTGGTTATGTGCAAACGACGTCTACGGAGGTTTTGAAGTCATATGTTTTCAATGAGCCGATTGTGATTGAGAATGCACATATGCCTGTTGGTCCCGCTTCCATTTTTATG CACGGGAGCAAGCGAATGCCGGGTACGGCTATTACGAAATCTGTGGTTGCTAATGAACCTGGTGGTAGGAAGAGGGATGAGATCTTTGTTGATGTAATTGAGAAAATTAGTCTCACATTCAATTCTAGT GGATATATACTTACTAGTGAGATTGATGGCACCATTCAAATGAAGAGTTATCTTACTGGTAACCCAGAGATTAAACTTGCTCTCAATGAGGACCTGAGTATCGGAACAAGTG ATTATAGAGGTTCTGGTGCTGTGATTTTAGACGATTGTAACTTTCATGAATCTGTACACCTTGATAGTTTTGATGTTGACCGAACTTTATCTTTG GTACCACCAGACGGTGAATTTCCTGTCATGAATTATCGTATAACTCAAGCATTTAAGCCACCCTTTCGTATTAATACATTGATTGAAGAAACAGGACCACTCAAG GCTGAAGTCACCATTAAAGTGCGAGCTGAATTCAACTCAAGCATCAATGCTAACACTGTTCTTGTACAGATGCCCCTTCCTGCATTCACTGCCCG CGTTAACTTTGAGTTAGAACCTGGAGCGGTTGGACACACAACTGATTTCAAGGAAGCAAATAAAAGACTGGAATGGGGAATAAAAAAG GTTGTTGGTGGATCTGAACATACTTTACGAGCAAAGCTGACGTTTTCGCAGGAATTACATG GAAATATCATGAAAGAAGCAGGGCCTCTTAGCATGACATTCACTATACCTATGTACAACTCTTCAAGGCTTCAG GTGAAATACTTGCAAATAGCAAAGAAGTCGAAAAGTCATAATCCATATCGATGGGTTAGATATGTAACCCAAGCAAACTCATACGTTGCCCGGTTGTAA
- the LOC131660218 gene encoding AP-4 complex subunit mu-like isoform X1: MISQFFVLSQRGDNIVFRDCLCSFQFNLSPSIFHHSQNSSLIFTPLTADRGEVQKGSAETFFRKVKFWKEDADGDAPPVFNVDGVNYFHVKVAGLLFVATTRVNVSPSVVLELLQRTARVIKDYLGVLNEDSFRKNFVLVYELLDEMIDFGYVQTTSTEVLKSYVFNEPIVIENAHMPVGPASIFMHGSKRMPGTAITKSVVANEPGGRKRDEIFVDVIEKISLTFNSSGYILTSEIDGTIQMKSYLTGNPEIKLALNEDLSIGTSDYRGSGAVILDDCNFHESVHLDSFDVDRTLSLVPPDGEFPVMNYRITQAFKPPFRINTLIEETGPLKAEVTIKVRAEFNSSINANTVLVQMPLPAFTARVNFELEPGAVGHTTDFKEANKRLEWGIKKVVGGSEHTLRAKLTFSQELHGNIMKEAGPLSMTFTIPMYNSSRLQVKYLQIAKKSKSHNPYRWVRYVTQANSYVARL; this comes from the exons atGATTTCTCAGTTCTTCGTCCTTTCCCAAAGAGGCGACAACATCGTCTTCCGCGACTGTCTCTGTTCATTCCAATTCAATCTCTCACCAtccatttttcatcattctcaaaACTCATCACTAATTTTTACTCCCTTAACTGCAGATCGCGGTGAAGTACAGAAGGGAAGCGCAGAAACATTTTTCCGAAAAGTCAAGTTCTGGAAAGAGGACGCTGATGGTGATGCTCCACCTGTTTTT AATGTGGATGGTGTGAACTACTTCCATGTTAAGGTTGctggattgttgtttgttgctacTACAAGAGTTAATGTTTCGCCTTCTGTTGTTTTGGAACTTTTGCAAAGGACTGCACGGGTTATTAAAGATTACCTTGGTGTTCTTAATGAAGATTCTTTTAGGAAGAATTTTGTGCTTGTCTATGAACTGCTTGATGAAATGATC GATTTTGGTTATGTGCAAACGACGTCTACGGAGGTTTTGAAGTCATATGTTTTCAATGAGCCGATTGTGATTGAGAATGCACATATGCCTGTTGGTCCCGCTTCCATTTTTATG CACGGGAGCAAGCGAATGCCGGGTACGGCTATTACGAAATCTGTGGTTGCTAATGAACCTGGTGGTAGGAAGAGGGATGAGATCTTTGTTGATGTAATTGAGAAAATTAGTCTCACATTCAATTCTAGT GGATATATACTTACTAGTGAGATTGATGGCACCATTCAAATGAAGAGTTATCTTACTGGTAACCCAGAGATTAAACTTGCTCTCAATGAGGACCTGAGTATCGGAACAAGTG ATTATAGAGGTTCTGGTGCTGTGATTTTAGACGATTGTAACTTTCATGAATCTGTACACCTTGATAGTTTTGATGTTGACCGAACTTTATCTTTG GTACCACCAGACGGTGAATTTCCTGTCATGAATTATCGTATAACTCAAGCATTTAAGCCACCCTTTCGTATTAATACATTGATTGAAGAAACAGGACCACTCAAG GCTGAAGTCACCATTAAAGTGCGAGCTGAATTCAACTCAAGCATCAATGCTAACACTGTTCTTGTACAGATGCCCCTTCCTGCATTCACTGCCCG CGTTAACTTTGAGTTAGAACCTGGAGCGGTTGGACACACAACTGATTTCAAGGAAGCAAATAAAAGACTGGAATGGGGAATAAAAAAG GTTGTTGGTGGATCTGAACATACTTTACGAGCAAAGCTGACGTTTTCGCAGGAATTACATG GAAATATCATGAAAGAAGCAGGGCCTCTTAGCATGACATTCACTATACCTATGTACAACTCTTCAAGGCTTCAG GTGAAATACTTGCAAATAGCAAAGAAGTCGAAAAGTCATAATCCATATCGATGGGTTAGATATGTAACCCAAGCAAACTCATACGTTGCCCGGTTGTAA
- the LOC131660218 gene encoding AP-4 complex subunit mu-like isoform X2, translated as MISQFFVLSQRGDNIVFRDYRGEVQKGSAETFFRKVKFWKEDADGDAPPVFNVDGVNYFHVKVAGLLFVATTRVNVSPSVVLELLQRTARVIKDYLGVLNEDSFRKNFVLVYELLDEMIDFGYVQTTSTEVLKSYVFNEPIVIENAHMPVGPASIFMHGSKRMPGTAITKSVVANEPGGRKRDEIFVDVIEKISLTFNSSGYILTSEIDGTIQMKSYLTGNPEIKLALNEDLSIGTSDYRGSGAVILDDCNFHESVHLDSFDVDRTLSLVPPDGEFPVMNYRITQAFKPPFRINTLIEETGPLKAEVTIKVRAEFNSSINANTVLVQMPLPAFTARVNFELEPGAVGHTTDFKEANKRLEWGIKKVVGGSEHTLRAKLTFSQELHGNIMKEAGPLSMTFTIPMYNSSRLQVKYLQIAKKSKSHNPYRWVRYVTQANSYVARL; from the exons atGATTTCTCAGTTCTTCGTCCTTTCCCAAAGAGGCGACAACATCGTCTTCCGCGACT ATCGCGGTGAAGTACAGAAGGGAAGCGCAGAAACATTTTTCCGAAAAGTCAAGTTCTGGAAAGAGGACGCTGATGGTGATGCTCCACCTGTTTTT AATGTGGATGGTGTGAACTACTTCCATGTTAAGGTTGctggattgttgtttgttgctacTACAAGAGTTAATGTTTCGCCTTCTGTTGTTTTGGAACTTTTGCAAAGGACTGCACGGGTTATTAAAGATTACCTTGGTGTTCTTAATGAAGATTCTTTTAGGAAGAATTTTGTGCTTGTCTATGAACTGCTTGATGAAATGATC GATTTTGGTTATGTGCAAACGACGTCTACGGAGGTTTTGAAGTCATATGTTTTCAATGAGCCGATTGTGATTGAGAATGCACATATGCCTGTTGGTCCCGCTTCCATTTTTATG CACGGGAGCAAGCGAATGCCGGGTACGGCTATTACGAAATCTGTGGTTGCTAATGAACCTGGTGGTAGGAAGAGGGATGAGATCTTTGTTGATGTAATTGAGAAAATTAGTCTCACATTCAATTCTAGT GGATATATACTTACTAGTGAGATTGATGGCACCATTCAAATGAAGAGTTATCTTACTGGTAACCCAGAGATTAAACTTGCTCTCAATGAGGACCTGAGTATCGGAACAAGTG ATTATAGAGGTTCTGGTGCTGTGATTTTAGACGATTGTAACTTTCATGAATCTGTACACCTTGATAGTTTTGATGTTGACCGAACTTTATCTTTG GTACCACCAGACGGTGAATTTCCTGTCATGAATTATCGTATAACTCAAGCATTTAAGCCACCCTTTCGTATTAATACATTGATTGAAGAAACAGGACCACTCAAG GCTGAAGTCACCATTAAAGTGCGAGCTGAATTCAACTCAAGCATCAATGCTAACACTGTTCTTGTACAGATGCCCCTTCCTGCATTCACTGCCCG CGTTAACTTTGAGTTAGAACCTGGAGCGGTTGGACACACAACTGATTTCAAGGAAGCAAATAAAAGACTGGAATGGGGAATAAAAAAG GTTGTTGGTGGATCTGAACATACTTTACGAGCAAAGCTGACGTTTTCGCAGGAATTACATG GAAATATCATGAAAGAAGCAGGGCCTCTTAGCATGACATTCACTATACCTATGTACAACTCTTCAAGGCTTCAG GTGAAATACTTGCAAATAGCAAAGAAGTCGAAAAGTCATAATCCATATCGATGGGTTAGATATGTAACCCAAGCAAACTCATACGTTGCCCGGTTGTAA
- the LOC131660219 gene encoding mitogen-activated protein kinase homolog NTF3: protein MATPVEPPNGIRAEGKHYYSMWQTLFEIDTKYVPIKPIGRGAYGIVCSSVNRETNEKVAIKKIQNAFENRVDALRTLRELKLLRHLHHENVIALKDIMMPVNRSSFKDVYLVYELMDTDLHQIVKSSQTLSNDHCQYFLFQLLRGLKYLHSANILHRDLKPGNLLINANCDLKICDFGLARTNCSKNQFMTEYVVTRWYRAPELLLCCDNYGTSIDVWSVGCIFAELLGRKPIFPGSECLNQLKLIINILGSQREEDIEFIDNPKAKRYIKSLPYSPGTPFSRLYPNAHPLAIDLLAKMLVFDPTKRISVMEALQHPFMASLYDPNCDPPAIIPIDLDIDEDLGEEMIRELMWNEMVHYHPGSAMGNAALSA, encoded by the exons ATGGCAACTCCGGTCGAGCCTCCGAACGGGATAAGGGCGGAAGGGAAGCATTATTATTCCATGTGGCAGACGCTATTTGAGATCGACACTAAATATGTGCCGATTAAGCCGATTGGCCGGGGAGCATATGGGATTGTGTGTTCTTCTGTTAATAGGGAGACAAATGAGAAAGTTGCGATCAAGAAGATACAGAACGCGTTTGAGAATCGTGTTGATGCGCTTAGGACTTTGCGGGAGCTTAAATTGCTTCGACATCTTCATCATGAGAATGTTATTGCTTTGAAGGATATTATGATGCCTGTTAATAGGAGTAGTTTTAAGGATGTTTATCTTGTTTATGAACTCATGGATACCGATTTGCATCAGATTGTTAAATCTTCTCAAACGTTGTCTAATGATCACTGCCAATATTTCCTCTTTCAG TTGCTTCGGGGTTTGAAATATCTACACTCAGCTAACATCCTTCATCGCGACTTGAAACCTGGAAATCTTCTaattaatgcaaattgtgatcTAAAAATATGTGATTTTGGGTTAGCTCGCACAAACTGCAGCAAGAACCAGTTCATGACGGAGTATGTTGTCACTCGGTGGTATAGGGCACCAGAGCTTCTACTTTGCTGTGACAACTATGGGACATCTATTGACGTATGGTCAGTTGGATGCATCTTTGCAGAGCTCCTTGGACGAAAACCTATTTTCCCTGGTTCAGAGTGTCTCAACCAACTAAAGCTTATTATCAATATCCTTGGTAGTCAAAGGGAGGAGGATATCGAATTTATTGATAATCCTAAAGCAAAGAGGTACATCAAATCACTTCCATATTCTCCCGGAACCCCCTTTTCCAGACTTTACCCTAATGCACATCCCCTTGCAATTGATCTGCTAGCTAAGATGCTTGTTTTTGATCCCACAAAGAGGATTAGTGTTATGGAAGCACTTCAACACCCATTCATGGCCTCTCTCTATGATCCTAATTGTGATCCTCCAGCCATCATTCCAATTGATCTTGACATTGATGAGGATCTAGGGGAGGAGATGATAAGGGAGTTGATGTGGAATGAAATGGTTCATTACCATCCCGGATCTGCTATGGGAAATGCAGCGTTGTCGGCTTGA